A region of the Terriglobales bacterium genome:
TGAGGAATCGGTTTTTCGGGATAGCGTGAGCGTTGGAGTTGCGTTTGACTCGCCACTGGCAACTGACTCATGCTTCCCTCATCCCATAAAGATGATGCAGCGGCCCTTTCCCTTTTCCCACGCGGTACGCCCGCTCGATGGCGCGTCTCACATACTGTCCCGCCGCGCTCACTGAATCCTTCAGCTCGAATCCGCGCGCTAAATTGCATGCCAGCGACGTGGCAAACGCGCATCCTGTCCCGTGCGTCGACTGCGAATCAATGCCTTTACCGGCGAACGTAGTTACTTTTCCGCCGATGCTCAAAACGTCCACCGGCGACTTCAAATGCCCGCCGGTTACGACCACCGCCCGCGCTCCCATCTCGTGCAGCCTTGCCGCCGCCCGCTTCATGCCAGCCAGGTCTGAAACCTCCGCCCCGCTCAGCGCCGCCGCCTCGTTCAGATTAGGCGTGATCACGTCCACCAGCTCGAGCAGCCTCTTCC
Encoded here:
- the thiD gene encoding bifunctional hydroxymethylpyrimidine kinase/phosphomethylpyrimidine kinase, encoding MPETRPIVLSIAGYDPSSGAGVTADIKTIAAHGCYGVTCITALTIQTTQGVKRVEAVPGRLVAETLEALAGDVALSAVRIGMLGSGDVAEAVAEFLGKRRLRNVVLDPVLRASSGLDLLDERGVGVVRKRLLELVDVITPNLNEAAALSGAEVSDLAGMKRAAARLHEMGARAVVVTGGHLKSPVDVLSIGGKVTTFAGKGIDSQSTHGTGCAFATSLACNLARGFELKDSVSAAGQYVRRAIERAYRVGKGKGPLHHLYGMREA